One Candidatus Paceibacterota bacterium DNA window includes the following coding sequences:
- the rpsS gene encoding 30S ribosomal protein S19: MSRSIKKGPFVDEKLLKKIKNLKPEGKEIIKTWSRRSTITPEMIGFTFGVHNGREFITVKAAENMVGHKLGEFSPTTKFGRHGGRMQRELESKASEKAAETPEK, translated from the coding sequence ATGTCAAGATCAATTAAGAAAGGTCCTTTTGTGGACGAAAAATTATTGAAAAAGATAAAGAATTTGAAACCTGAGGGCAAGGAAATTATTAAAACCTGGTCAAGAAGGTCAACAATCACTCCTGAAATGATCGGTTTTACTTTCGGCGTCCATAATGGCAGGGAATTCATTACAGTTAAAGCAGCAGAAAACATGGTCGGCCACAAGCTGGGCGAATTTTCTCCGACCACTAAGTTCGGCAGGCACGGCGGAAGGATGCAGAGAGAATTGGAATCAAAAGCTTCAGAAAAAGCAGCCGAAACACCTGAAAAATAA
- the rplW gene encoding 50S ribosomal protein L23, which yields MAILDIFKKKTAVPVKKEKPKKAKEIKPEKKAVKEEGPKIKKAIKIGEGYKILRNPHVAEKASDLAEKNQYTFRVFGRANKTEVKKAVEDTYGVEVVSVRIINVSAKERRIGKIKGMKPGYKKAIAKVKKGQKIELLPR from the coding sequence ATGGCTATTTTAGATATTTTTAAAAAGAAGACTGCTGTTCCGGTTAAGAAAGAAAAACCGAAAAAAGCTAAAGAAATAAAGCCGGAAAAGAAAGCAGTCAAAGAAGAAGGCCCGAAGATCAAGAAAGCGATAAAGATAGGGGAGGGCTATAAGATTTTAAGAAATCCTCATGTCGCGGAAAAAGCTTCTGATTTGGCGGAAAAAAACCAGTACACTTTCAGGGTTTTTGGAAGAGCCAATAAAACAGAAGTAAAAAAAGCGGTAGAGGATACTTACGGAGTCGAAGTTGTTTCAGTTAGAATTATTAATGTTTCTGCCAAAGAAAGAAGGATAGGCAAGATTAAAGGAATGAAACCAGGTTATAAAAAAGCGATAGCCAAGGTAAAAAAAGGACAGAAAATTGAATTATTGCCACGTTAA
- the rplB gene encoding 50S ribosomal protein L2, with protein MKKILSKKQPERNLLLSLKRRAGRDSRGRITVRHKGGGAKRLYRIVDFGQERQDSPAKVLAIEYDPYRTSFICLLQYDNGEKRYRICPHGLKVGDSVICSEKAEIKTGNRMKLKNIPVGMQVYNIEMEPGRGGKLVKGAGTSARVVAQEGKYTHLIFPSTETRKILAECCASIGQVSFPEHKFIKVGKAGRARHKGIRPTVRGTAMNPPDHPHGGGEGRSSIGMKHAKTPWGKIAMGVRTRKKKWTSKLIIQRRKHKKK; from the coding sequence ATGAAAAAGATATTGTCAAAAAAGCAACCGGAAAGAAACCTGCTTTTATCCTTGAAAAGAAGGGCTGGCCGCGATTCTCGGGGCAGGATTACTGTCAGGCACAAGGGCGGTGGAGCAAAGCGGCTTTACAGAATCGTTGATTTCGGCCAGGAAAGACAGGATTCTCCGGCTAAAGTTTTAGCCATTGAATATGACCCTTACAGAACTTCTTTTATCTGTCTTTTACAATATGATAATGGAGAAAAAAGATATAGAATTTGCCCTCATGGGTTGAAAGTCGGAGACAGCGTGATTTGTTCTGAAAAAGCGGAGATAAAAACAGGGAACAGAATGAAATTGAAGAACATTCCTGTCGGAATGCAGGTATATAACATTGAAATGGAGCCTGGCAGGGGCGGAAAACTGGTAAAAGGGGCAGGAACTTCAGCAAGGGTTGTTGCTCAGGAAGGAAAGTATACCCATTTAATTTTTCCTTCTACTGAGACAAGAAAAATTTTAGCTGAATGTTGCGCTTCAATCGGACAGGTTTCTTTTCCTGAACACAAGTTTATCAAAGTGGGAAAGGCAGGAAGAGCGAGACATAAAGGCATAAGGCCGACAGTCAGAGGGACAGCCATGAATCCGCCCGACCACCCTCATGGCGGAGGAGAGGGGAGGTCTTCAATCGGTATGAAGCATGCCAAAACTCCCTGGGGCAAGATAGCAATGGGAGTTAGGACAAGAAAAAAGAAATGGACAAGCAAATTAATCATTCAAAGGAGAAAACACAAGAAGAAATAA